TTTTGAGGTCGAGATCGTTGATCTTGAAGATCCGACCCGCCTCCTGCCACCAGGCGAGACGGGCGAGATCCGCATACGTGGACCGAACGTGTTTAAGGGCTACTGGAACAATGCCAATGAAACCCGCCGCGCTTTCGTCGACGGCTTCTTTCTGACTGGCGATGTCGGGTACATAGACATTGACGGCTATGTATTCCTGACGGATCGCAAGAAGGACATGATCCTATCGAGCGGGTTTAACGTCTATCCACGTGTGATCGAGGAGGCCGTCTATAGCCATCCTGGCGTGGCTGAGTGCATCGTCGTCGGCGTCCCGGATTCCTATCGCGGCCAATCTGCCAAGGCTTTCGTGTCGCTGAAGTCCGGCGCTCAGCCCTTCACACTCGACGAACTCAGGGCATTCCTGTCGGGACGGCTTGGCAAACACGAAATGCCAGCTGCGCTCGAAATCCGCGACCGACTTCCAAAGACCAACCTCGGCAAGCTCTCGAAAAAGATGATTCTCGAAGGCGAGGGCGCGCATGCTGCGGCGACCAAGCCTCAAGAATAAGGATTGGAAGACTATGGACCTTCGCTTCACCGAAAAAGAACGCGCATTTCGTTGGGAAGTCCGCGACTTCATCGAGGCGAATTTGCCCAGCACAACGCGCGAGCACATGGCTGCCGGTCGCAGACCGACACCGGAGATGATCATCGACTGGCAGCGGAGGCTTAATACCAAAGGCTGGGCCGTACCGCACTGGCCCATGGAATGGGGCGGTCGAGACTGGTCCGCGGTCAAGCGCTATATCCTTAAGGAAGAGATGGAGCAGACGCCGGCGCCGAGCCTACTCGCGTTCAACGTGGACATGTGCGGCCCGATCTTGCTTGCCTTTGGCACCGAGGAGCAAAAGAGGCGATTTCTACCGCGAATGGCAAATCTGGACGACTGGTGGTGTCAGGGTTTTTCGGAACCTGGCGCTGGATCCGATCTTGCGAGCCTAAAATGCTCCGCACGGCGCGAAGGTGAACTCTATGTCGTTAATGGGCAAAAAGCTTGGACCACCTATGCCCAATACGCGAACTGGATGTTCATGCTCGTGCGCACCGACCCATCGGCGGCCAAGCCTCAAGAAGGGATTTCCTTCCTGCTCGTCGAGATGAATTCGCCCGGCATCACGGTTCACCCCACCATCACCATCGACGGCGTGCATGAGGTCAACGAGGTGTTCTTCGATGATGTCACGGTGCCGGCCGGCCAACTGGTCGGGGAAGAAAACAGGGGATGGGACTGCGCCAAACTGCTGCTCTCCAACGAACGAACAGGGCACGCGAAAGTGGGGCCGTCCAAGGAGCGCATCCGCCGTCTTAGGACCATTGCGTGCCAGCCGATCAATGGCGCAGCCCCATTGATTGAGGATCCGCTGTTCGCTGCGCGCTTGACCGATGTCGAGGTCCAACTGAAGGCGCTGGAAATGACAACGCTTCGCGTGCTCGCTGAGGAGAACCGCGTGCTAAGCCAAAAGAGGCCTAATCCTGCGTCCTCCGTCTTGAAGATTCGCGGCTCGGAGATTCATCAGGCCATCACCGAGCTATACGTGATGGCTGCTGGTCCATACGGTCTTGCCAGTTCGATCGGTGAAGACGGCCCTGAGGCGATGGGTCCAGAGTGGGCGACACTTGCCTATCCCACCTTTTTCAATATGCGGAAGCTCAGCATTTACGGTGGATCGAACGAGATCCAAAAGACCATCATGGCCAAAGCATTCCTGGGACTCTGAAGGCAATGGATTTCGATCTTTCAGAAGAACAGACCTTGCTGCAG
The genomic region above belongs to Mesorhizobium sp. B4-1-4 and contains:
- a CDS encoding acyl-CoA dehydrogenase family protein, producing the protein MDLRFTEKERAFRWEVRDFIEANLPSTTREHMAAGRRPTPEMIIDWQRRLNTKGWAVPHWPMEWGGRDWSAVKRYILKEEMEQTPAPSLLAFNVDMCGPILLAFGTEEQKRRFLPRMANLDDWWCQGFSEPGAGSDLASLKCSARREGELYVVNGQKAWTTYAQYANWMFMLVRTDPSAAKPQEGISFLLVEMNSPGITVHPTITIDGVHEVNEVFFDDVTVPAGQLVGEENRGWDCAKLLLSNERTGHAKVGPSKERIRRLRTIACQPINGAAPLIEDPLFAARLTDVEVQLKALEMTTLRVLAEENRVLSQKRPNPASSVLKIRGSEIHQAITELYVMAAGPYGLASSIGEDGPEAMGPEWATLAYPTFFNMRKLSIYGGSNEIQKTIMAKAFLGL